A single genomic interval of Armigeres subalbatus isolate Guangzhou_Male chromosome 1, GZ_Asu_2, whole genome shotgun sequence harbors:
- the LOC134206052 gene encoding uncharacterized protein LOC134206052 codes for MQSTDYDNGATGRRAESPEKFIKIIKRKAATKIAEELSKVKAELEKTRMEKDELSRILATKGQEDNEFAQARSSTIREEHSANETLLMTMNNMSLGSLNIPECVPATGESELSKRDYDHWKNVLNASLNLIQAVDESTRFDLLRIKAGSLLLELLDGTTTQCDMPNEREFPYSNAIARLDAHFGSRAYMLSQRSKLANMVQRSGETNIQFVKRVALAAKLCNYKADEEFEAISRSVTRGSTDSRVRTLAYRVLTEGGSLNELIDQVRIREVELENEKDYRRLHQPQSATVAAISRRPDEYVQRRRGPYEASRGYNNSRGRGSFVRGPMRNQRLAQTCWRCMSAYHSPEQCFHSDKVCRNCNRRGHIARACSAQFKSEPMKRGWTGDESEPPTKIAAVHKTEEEMLDTKVSHIILPGPIKSDIGRVISNEPIEKAAYIVAYVAGIQVLFFIDSGAQVNTITMESFNAILQDKHAKKNLHELTYGSDKTLRAYATQGSIDVVATFSAQLFVSDERPVTTEKFYVVREKRALLGFNTAVRYSLLKVGLEVSVEENNELDWPCEFNLHSIDASLSEFPKFNVPAVVLSYDKSMPPSRNVYTHIPAAFKELTNQKLNELRQTGIIEKVTNDMDKSFEVMQTVILSECEGTVNYLDDVMVFGQTIEEHDRNLQKVLKKLEDHNVMINQDKCFFGKEIVKFLGFKVTNEGWQVESEKISAIQDARRPETPAEVKSFLGLVTFIDRFIFQRADKTRHLRELSKAKDFYWNQELEDEFLYLKTSAWKHIKTLGYFNRDDETELFVDASPYGLGAILVQYDSESKPRIISCASKALTLAEKKYPQTQKEALAMVWGVERFSVYLLNIHFTIRTDAESNEFIFGGSHRIGKRAVSRAEAWALRLQPYNFKVVRVPGELNMADALSRLVTESQATESFDESHEKHLLYYLDTGSMEFTWDDIETEAERDAEQILIRESIRTNCWEKNLKRYESEAKNLRVLGALVFKNDRVVLPYALRDRAMRSAHQGHMGASSMKKILRNYFWWPCMSKHVETFVMGCETCFRLSKKNPPVPLTSRDLPDGPWEILQVDFFSFKDCGSGEFLVVVDVYSRYLHVVEMKQIDADSTNAALSRIFEVWGYPIAIHSDNGPPFQGEKFIKTWENRGVKIRKAIPLSAQSNGAVERQNKGLKDTLAAAKIEKVNWKMALEQYLHMHNKSKANDEASQEAERPYTFDPCSCVGIEGLAVARKREAAALLESSPRG; via the exons ATGCAGTCGACCGACTACGACAATGGCGCAACCGGTAGGAGGGCCGAATCACCAGAGAAGTTCATCAA GATAATAAAACGGAAGGCAGCTACAAAAATtgcggaggaactttcaaaagtAAAGGCAGAGCTAGAGAAAACCCGAATGGAAAAGGACGAGTTAAGCCGGATTCTGGCAACTAAAGGCCAAGAGGATAACGAGTTTGCACAAGCCAGATCGAGCACAATTCGTGAGGAACATTCTGCCAATGAGACGCTACTTATGACAATGAACAATATGTCATTGGGCAGTCTCAATATCCCCGAATGCGTGCCTGCAACAGGTGAATCGGAGCTAAGCAAGCGAGATTACGATCACTGGAAGAATGTACTGAACGCTTCCTTGAATCTCATTCAAGCTGTTGACGAGTCAACCAGATTCGACCTCCTTCGCATCAAAGCAGGCTCATTGTTACTTGAGTTACTAGATGGTACCACCACACAATGCGACATGCCGAACGAGCGAGAATTCCCATACTCGAATGCAATTGCTAGACTCGATGCTCATTTCGGCTCAAGGGCGTACATGTTGTCGCAGAGAAGCAAGTTGGCTAACATGGTCCAAAGGAGCGGAGAGACGAACATCCAGTTTGTGAAACGAGTGGCTCTGGCAGCGAAACTATGTAACTACAAGGCCGATGAAGAGTTCGAAGCAATTTCCAGATCAGTAACCAGAGGATCAACGGATAGTCGAGTCAGAACCCTTGCCTATCGAGTCCTTACCGAGGGCGGTTCTCTGAACGAGTTGATCGACCAAGTACGCATCCGTGAGGTCGAATTAGAGAACGAGAAAGATTATAGAAGGCTACACCAGCCCCAGTCGGCTACGGTGGCGGCTATCTCGCGACGACCAGATGAATATGTCCAACGACGACGTGGTCCATACGAAGCATCCAGAGGATACAACAATAGTCGGGGTAGAGGATCTTTTGTGCGTGGTCCAATGCGAAATCAAAGACTGGCTCAAACATGTTGGAGGTGTATGAGTGCATATCACTCACCCGAACAATGTTTCCACTCCGACAAAGTATGCCGTAATTGCAATCGGCGAGGGCACATTGCTAGAGCATGCTCAGCTCAATTTAAGTCGGAACCAATGAAGCGCGGATGGACGGGAGACGAAAGTGAACCCCCGACTAAGATTGCTGCGGTCCATAAAACGGAAGAAGAGATGCTTGATACAAAG GTATCGCATATCATACTGCCTGGTCCGATAAAGTCTGATATTGGAAGGGTCATATCCAACGAACCTATCGAAAAAGCAGCATACATCGTAGCATACGTAGCCGGAATACAAGTTCTATTTTTTATTGACTCTGGGGCACAGGTCAATACCATTACGATGGAGTCATTCAATGCGATTCTTCAAGATAAACATGCGAAGAAAAATTTGCATGAACTAACATACGGATCCGATAAGACATTACGTGCATACGCTACTCAAGGAAGTATTGACGTGGTTGCAACCTTCTCGGCACAGCTTTTCGTATCAGACGAAAGACCAGTAACCACGGAAAAATTTTACGTAGTGCGTGAAAAGAGAGCCCTTTTGGGATTCAACACAGCGGTGCGATACAGCCTGTTGAAGGTAGGCCTAGAAGTATCAGTTGAAGAAAATAACGAGCTAGATTGGCCCTGCGAATTCAACTTACATAGCATCGATGCATCCctttctgaatttccgaaattcaaCGTTCCTGCAGTAGTTCTGAGCTACGACAAGTCTATGCCACCGTCGAGGAATGTTTATACTCACATTCCGGCTGCTTTCAAGGAGTTGACTAAccaaaaattgaatgaattgcgACAGACCGGTATCATAGAAAAGGTGACGAACGACATGGACAAGAGTTTT GAAGTCATGCAAACTGTAATCCTGTCTGAATGCGAAGGAACTGTGAATTACCTAGATGATGTCATGGTGTTCGGACAAACGATTGAAGAACATGATCGCAATCTTCAGAAGGTCCTAAAGAAGCTTGAGGATCATAATGTTATGATCAATCAAGATAAATGTTTCTTTGGAAAAGAAATTGTCAAATTTCTAGGTTTCAAAGTAACAAATGAGGGCTGGCAAGTAGAAAGCGAGAAAATCAGCGCGATCCAGGATGCACGAAGACCAGAAACACCAGCAGAAGTGAAAAGTTTTTTGGGCCTCGTAACGTTCATCGATcgatttatttttcaaaggGCAGATAAAACTCGTCATTTGCGAGAATTATCCAAAGCAAAGGACTTCTACTGGAATCAAGAGCTTGAAGATGAGTTTCTGTACTTGAAAACCAGTGCGTGGAAGCATATTAAAACCCTGGGATATTTCAACCGTGACGATGAAACCGAATTGTTCGTAGACGCTTCGCCATATGGGCTAGGAGCCATTTTAGTACAATACGACTCAGAATCTAAACCTAGGATCATCTCATGTGCATCGAAGGCATTGACGTTGGCTGAGAAGAAATATCCGCAAACGCAAAAAGAGGCCCTAGCCATGGTCTGGGGCGTTGAGCGGTTTTCCGTGTATCTCCTGAATATACACTTCACAATTCGAACTGACGCGGAATCCAACGAATTTATTTTCGGGGGTTCGCATAGAATCGGCAAGAGGGCAGTTTCAAGAGCAGAGGCGTGGGCTCTGAGACTTCAGCCGTATAACTTCAAG GTTGTACGGGTACCAGGAGAATTGAACATGGCTGATGCATTATCTCGTTTAGTAACAGAATCACAGGCGACTGAATCTTTCGATGAATCCCACGAAAAACACCTTCTCTATTATCTGGATACCGGCTCAATGGAGTTTACCTGGGATGACATAGAGACCGAAGCTGAAAGAGACGCAGAACAAATCCTGATACGTGAGTCGATAAGAACCAACTGCTGGGAGAAGAATCTAAAGAGGTATGAATCAGAAGCAAAGAATCTAAGGGTACTCGGGGCCCTCGTTTTTAAGAATGATCGTGTGGTTCTTCCGTATGCTCTTCGAGATCGTGCTATGCGTTCAGCTCATCAAGGACATATGGGTGCATCTTCGATGAAGAAGATTTTAAGAAATTATTTCTGGTGGCCATGCATGTCCAAACATGTAGAAACGTTCGTGATGGGCTGCGAAACATGTTTCCGGTTGTCTAAGAAGAATCCACCAGTTCCTTTGACCAGTCGCGATTTACCTGACGGGCCATGGGAAATTCTGCAGGTGGATTTCTTCTCATTCAAGGACTGTGGATCGGGAGAGTTTCTGGTTGTGGTAGATGTCTATTCTAGGTATCTACATGTTGTAGAAATGAAACAAATAGATGCGGACAGCACAAATGCAGCATTAAGCAGGATTTTCGAAGTCTGGGGATATCCCATTGCTATCCACAGCGACAACGGTCCTCCATTCCAAGGAGAAAAGTTCATCAAGACGTGGGAAAACAGAggagtaaaaataagaaaagcaATCCCCTTGAGTGCTCAGTCGAATGGTGCCGTAGAGCGCCAAAATAAGGGATTGAAAGACACCCTTGCAGCTGCAAAGATAGAGAAGGTCAATTGGAAAATGGCTCTAGAACAATatttgcatatgcacaacaag